Proteins encoded in a region of the Kwoniella botswanensis chromosome 2, complete sequence genome:
- a CDS encoding glyceraldehyde-3-phosphate dehydrogenase, type I, translated as MWVLQSCKADFRDNLNDAPLEYQRFVPPITLMEIPQNDSHQSVLLGLLVALFWQLGLPIAISEQSTLPRVGINGFGRIGRALFRLLLERDDLLLVAVNHTAHSLEHLMTAIMHDSTHGKFKLGAELSICPPDHPGLLQPTPNNPDPSALVFRGRLIHLFSERDTTRLNWSLAEAEYIMESTGKYTTKEKAELHIKYGKAKKVLISAPSKDTLNCVYGVNHHVYEGVEDVLSNASCTTNCLAPVALVLQRAFGVETGMMTTIHASTSSQKVLDGFSTKDIRQGRSAMGNIIPATTGAAQAVVKVLPELAGKFHGISVRVPVTNVSLVDLTVTLSTPVSSKEELIRPFREAAARRPIQSSTPHPDGPALAGVLSVSDEKLVSSDYLSSIQSSILDVDATVMLNERTAKIVAWYDNEWGFSSRMCDLVAYMSNRTV; from the exons ATGTGGGTACTACAGTCCTGTAAAGCCGATTTTCGGGATAACCTGAACGATGCCCCACTGGAATACCAGAGATTCGTTCCCCCGATCACGTTGATGGAGATCCCACAAAATGACTCCCATCAATCGGTTTTACTGGGTTTACTCGTCGCATTATTTTGGCAACTGGGGT TGCCTATTGCAATCAGTGAACAGTCTACGCTCCCAAGAGTCGGTATCAATGGATTCGGTCGTATTG GTCGAGCACTCTTCCGGCTCCTCCTTGAACGTGATGATCTACTGCTCGTCGCCGTCAATCACACCGCCCACTCATTGGAGCATCTCATGACGGCTATAATGCATGATTCCACCCATGGCAAGTTCAAGCTCGGCGCTGAGTTATCCATTTGCCCACCCGATCATCCCGGCTTGTTGCAGCCTACTCCCAACAATCCTGATCCCTCAGCACTAGTCTTCCGAGGAAGGCTCATCCATCTTTTCTCGGAGCGAGACACAACGAGACTAAACTGGTCTTTAGCCGAAGCTGAGTATATCATGGAATCTACCGGTAAATACACCACCAAAGAGAAAGCGGAGTTGCACATCAAGTATGGAAAAGCGAAGAAGGTGTTGATCTCTGCTCCAAGCAAGGACACGCTCAACTGTGTGTATGGAGTGAATCATCATGTATATGAGGGAGTAGAGGATGTCTTGAGCAATGCATCTTGCACG ACCAATTGCCTGGCACCAGTAGCACTGGTATTGCAAAGAGCTTTCGGTGTGGAGACAGGAATGATGACGACTATTCATGCGAGTACATCCAGTCAGAAGGTTTTAGACGGTTTCAGTACAAAGGATATCAGGCAAG GACGTTCGGCGATGGGTAATATCATACCCGCTACTACAGGTGCTGCTCAAGCGGTAGTCAAGGTGTTACCGGAACTAGCAGGGAAATTCCATG GTATCTCCGTCAGAGTACCCGTTACCAACGTATCTCTCGTCGACCTCACCGTCACCTTGTCCACACCCGTCTCATCGAAAGAGGAACTCATCAGACCATTCAGAGAAGCGGCAGCTAGAAGACCAATACAGTCGAGTACACCCCATCCGGACGGTCCAGCTTTAGCAGGTGTGCTTAGCGTATCAGACGAAAAGCTGGTCTCGTCAGATTACCTCTCCTCGATTCAAAGTAGCATATTAGACGTGGACGCGACGGTGATGCTCAATGAGAGGACCGCGAAGATCGTTGCATGGTATGATAACGAATGGGGCTTTTCCTCCAGAA TGTGCGATCTCGTGGCTTATATGTCTAATCGGACCGTATAG